In Takifugu rubripes chromosome 18, fTakRub1.2, whole genome shotgun sequence, the DNA window ATGTTCTTCCAGGTGTGTTGAACCTGCCAGCGGTGGCGTTGGGCATCTTACTTGGAGGGCTGGTGATGAAACGGTACAAGCTGAGCATGGTGTCTGGAGCTCAGCTGTACTTCGCCACCTCCATCACCGCTTACCTGCTGACGCTGCTGTACTTCAGCACCAAGTGTGACAACATTCCCGTGGCCGGACTCACCGTCTCATACAACGGGTGAGTTCTGAGATACGGGAGGGTGCCGCAGGTAACTCCAAGGACGAGAAAGACGAAGAGTCATGAATCCATTTTCACCAGCACTCCTCTCAAACAGTGTTTTTTCAGATTTCTGGCGGGTTTTCACAAATACACCATTAGGAGGTTTAATTAACATTGAACTTTGTTCTGCAGATATAAATGAAGAGTCCTTTTCTGTCTCAGCTgcttgtttcttttctctcctgtaTTGTAGACACTGTTGCTATGGAGttacatttcattttctattcTTTGGTCCTTTCAGAGCCGTAGCCGCTGTAAGACGGAGTGATTTATGCTTGTGTTGAAGGTCTTTTACATGTTTAAAGCACGAGGACACGCTTTAGGATGGAATATTTAATGAATTATTCCAATAAAATCAATCTAAAATCCAGCCTCTAACAAAAGCTCCCTGCTCCTGCAGAACTCAGAACATCTCCCACAGTGACGAGATGCTCTTCTCAGAGTGTAACCAGGGCTGCTCCTGTGCAGCAGGGCAGTGGGACCCTATGTGCTCGGACAGCGGCGTCACCTACGTCTCTCCGTGTCTGGCCGGCTGCCGGAGCTCCACCAGACGCGGCAAGAACATAGTAGGGCTGCAGACTTTTAATAGGGTTGAATATACGTATGTTTGACACTGCAAGCAGAGGCAATGATCGCGATGAGGGAATTACTGTTTTAGGTATGTATTTCCTGGTCCTTTTTCCAACAGGTCTTTGACAACTGCagctgtgtgcacgtgtcctCCCCAGCGAACAGCAGCCGCTCAGTGAGGCCGGGCCAGTGTCCTCAGACCAAGGAGTGCAGCCGGAGTTTCACCTCGTACATGGCCATATCTGTCCTCAGCTCCTTTATCGACTCTCTGGGGGTCACACCCGGATACATGGTCATCATACGGTCggcaaaataatgaaatgacGACTCGCTTCACCTCTGACAGCAgatgacagacacacaccctaGGCCAGAAATAGAAACTGACCCCTGGAgggtcttttttatttttaaatgagtttttttATGCTATGGATTTTATAATGTTTTAGAAAAATGCTTTGGGCTTGATTTTAATTTGGCATTGGAACATCCCAAAATcccagagggtgtgtgtgtatatgttcttgtacttgctacatactgagcaCCATAATAATCATTGTAccaacaaagtgaggacactttTGCAAAGGGGGGATGTTTTGGCTGGATGCTGCAACTTTGAAGGACTGTTTTATATCAAGATGTAgttttagggttgagggttagggatGACATCTATAGTGCTATCTATAGAAGACCCCACAAAATAAGGAAAacgaagtgtgtgtgtgtgtgtgtgtgtgtttgtgtgtgcatgctgtAAGCTAATTGCTGTTTTATAATTGCAGATGCATCCACCCAGAGCTCAAATCTCTTGCTTTGGGTATCCACATGCTGCTGAACAGGACTCTTGGTACGATGATGATTGTCTCTGAACTGCATGCAGATTTATTGCATCGTAATCGATGGCTGATCACCCGCAGGTGGAATTCCTGCTCCGGTGTATTTTGGAGCGTTGATTGATTCAACATGCCTGAAGTGGTCGATCAAAAAATGCGGAGGACGGGGGGCTTGTCGAATCTATGAATCTAACAAGTACAGGTATGACTACTCCAAACCCAAGGTGATCTACGTAAAGCTCCTCCTCCCTTTGCTTATGTCTCTTTTTCCCCAGGATCATCTTCCTGAGTCTCATCACTTGTCTCAGCGGATGCTCGTATTTCTTCCTCATCGGCGTCATCTTCGTCCTGCGGAGGGACGCTGCTAAACCAGAGGCCCAGCCTGAAAATGCCGCCAAAGAGATCGAGCTCCAGTCCCCATCGCACCCTCCTAAAGATCATCTGAATGCTGCCATGGAatgggaggaagggaagggggtGGAGGGTCCGAGGCCACAGGGTCAGTCAGAGACCGCCGCCCTCGCCGCTGAGCCAGAGGGCAAAGTGGCGTGAGGACGAGACGAAGGAAGGACAGGACAGATGAGATTGGCTGGACAAATAGTTGAAGcattttctctcttcctttatttaaatgaacataTTTTAGCATCCTATTATGCCCTCTTGAATAAATAATGGGACCAGTCCAGATAGAAAACAAAATTTCACTGTCAGGGGAATTTTTATGACTTCCTGGTGTTTTTCTAAAACTGAAGAAACCAAGAACTCATTGCTACATTTTGTGGATCGTTTTCTTCCCCTGGCCCAGAGTTGATTCAAATACACACTCGCCACAGCTTGTTTAGCTTAGCCTAGCGTTGTTAGATGGTGaaaaaggttttttcttttaacagttttaaaataatttcgCTGCAATGTGACGGTTTAGCTCCATCTCATCGATGATTATTTGTTGAAGAAGCCTGAGTGAGCGGTTTGTAATAGTCCAGTTTCAATCATCGCATAAAATACTCAAGATGCTTTGAATTTTCTTGTTCCATTGTAAAACTACACAGTAActctttttttcattgaaatgtaaatatataaatttgTGTTCAAATACCATCGCTGGCGATCTTAAAATCTTATCACAGTTTTTGTTAAATACCTTTATCACATCAGGCTCAGGTgccaaaagtattttttttctgttgcatcTAACTTTTGATGAgctattttgattattttattattattaaccgGGCTGGAaattccaccttgactcattATGACATTTCACACCTGAGCCAACAGCGAGCTACTGTTGGAGCCTGCtgatgcatcatgggaaacgACGTGTcagggattttcttttctctaaGGTGCTTTTAACAGGTAAGGCAATATTACAGACAAACATGTAGTGTTGGATTTGGAAGCATTCTGGAAAGGCAGTCATGTTTCAGCTCTTTCTCTGTGATGGGAAAACAGGGTCCAAAAGACATCTCCCCCCTGAAAAAGCTTGTAAAATAGGCCAAGTCCTACACACGCCACCCACTTTCTTCCTTTAATCTCCACTTCAGTCTCCCTTCCTGTTCTTTACAGTTGTGCAAGTTTCCACCCCACATACACGCTGTGTAATTATGAATCAATTACTGATCAGAGCACCTTGTAATTTTTATTACTGTCACTGCTCTTGTGTCTCCTTCAGAACAATCAAGCAGGTGTCACCGAAGCCTTGGTGAATGTGGGGGTGGTGCAGGTCTATTAggactgaagctgcagcttcagaaaGTTACCACTATTTTAAATGAACCGCAGAGAAAGGTGCAGGAGAAATAAGCAGCTTTAGCTGTGTGATGGGTGCGGCCATCTTGCACCGGTGACATCATCTGCAGCTCGATTTTGAGAAACGCTTCCAACTCCACCGTAAAACTCCTCCTGGAGTCTTTGTAGCTTAGCATCCAGAAAAATTGATGTGAACAATTAGCATCATGACAAAGACGTACAAACGTCCTCAACAACACGTGATCTGGTTGTAATAATTCCCAGAGGAGATTTTAATGCAAGTTTTGGGACTCTTATTTTGGTGACATGGTTTGTTCATCCAAGTCACGCGCTTCTGTTTAACCATCACATCGCTAATTAACACTGTTTGTGACACATACTGTCAAAATAATGAGACACAATTTATTATTAATGCTAattccattttcacatttattatttagccTCAGCACAGCCCAGAAGGAGGCCGGAGGGCCAAAGGTCGATGACCCCAAACGTCAGGAACTTTTTCAAAGAAAAGGCAGCGACAGGCTTCCCGTCCCCGGTGGTGTGATGAAGAGGACGCCGGCGATAATGGGGGACAGTGACGTCCACATATGTTTTCATGTGCACAGTTTCATTCCACTAACGCTTGCGCGTGTCCTACATGAGACCCACACGGACTTTCCTGCAGCCCCCCATGCACCcattcctcccacctcccacctTCCCCAATCTGtgtaaatgaaaacacatgGCTATATTTGGAGAGTGCTGATGTCACAAGTGGTTTGAGCGAAGAGCCTATAACTGTTGGAGTGGGTAGGTGTGACAGTCTGACAAACCCTGGACTGCTCCAGTAACGGACTGGGATCTGCTGGATAACACGGAGGAGAGTAAGTACACACTGATACGGAGCCCAACGGAAGCAGCTGGAGATTAAAACAGCATCTTCTGCTAAATTTATAGTAGATAAGTTTTAGTGATGTTTTCCTACTTAAAGAaaaggctgctttttttttcttttttcaaaatgagcttttaaaaTTTGGAAAAGATGTTTTGAAAGAACGTGGTTGCATATTCTGGTATAAAGAAACAATACAAGCGGAAGGATCCACTGAATATGTCCAACTATATCAAACAGATTATGATATTTCAAATTCCCATGGGCAAGCTTTTACGGGAAATGTATTTTCTGCTTTGGTTCTGCTGATAATTAACTAAATAACAATATTATAAAATGTTGCTTGTAACACAAGAATCGTGGATTTGATGAAGAAAACTCTTTGAAGTCAAGCAACACCGCGGATAATGATGTTAAAATCATGTCGGCTGCTTTTGTGCCTCTCTGTGTGTTATACAATCACCCAAACCAAAGAAATGTTCAACCGTTATCTATCTGCAAGCTTAAAATGACGGCAAATATCTAAATACACTTTATGAGTGTGTGGTCGCAGTTAAAGGACAATCATCTCATCCAAATGGACACTGACAGCCTGGTTTTGTCGTTCTTCATAACGCATCTATTCCAGGCGATCATGCATCACCTGAGGTTCCCTGCACTCCTGCTCGACCTGCTCGTCCTACTCGCGCTGCTGCGTTGCGTCACCATGGCCCCGAGTCCCAGGTAGATCAGTGACGAATAGCACGCATGTCGTTTTCAGGTTAAACGCCGGCGAGCAGTTATGTTCTTGTGAAGTGCTGATTGCGGCCCCAGAGCGGGTGAACGTGGAGTGAGAAACTCTGACGTTGCGCTGCGGGACACCGATCACTCTGGAGGTGGAAGCCAATTCTGCTCATGTGTGCTGAAGTGCGTCGTTTTTTCACAAATTGTGAGGAGCTGAGTGATTTGTCTCTCGCTCCGGATGCTGGTAGATGCTTTGAAGAGGCTATCAGTGTCAGAGAGTTTGGTCTCCTCTCTGTGATTCAGGTACTTCAGCCCTGCCTCATGGGGCGAACGGGAGAGTGTTCTCTCCGACAGTGAAGCCGGGTTGGGTCGCGggatcatggacaatcccttcCTCGGCCTCCTCGGGACAAGAAAGCAACGAGGGCTCAAAGGGTGACCATCAATCTATGTATTAAGTTcacatttaataaaaaataCCATTCTGTGTTACTCCTCttggatttttttgtctttccagTCATCAGATTAACAAGAGGAAGTGCAACACAGCCACCTGCGTCACCCAAAGACTAGCAGACTTCCTGGTTCGTTCCAGTAACACCATCGGTACGGTCTACGCCCCAACCAACGTAGGATCCACCACCTATGGCAAGAGGGACCTGCCGCAGCCCCCCAGCTACCTGCCACTCTAGTGCCAGCTCCCCCCCCGCCCATGTTCTGATGATGTAACCGGATGTGTTGTGTAACCGTGATTTTTTTCGAGGACAGGTTTCATAATGATGACTCTGGTGTTCATGATAAACTGAGGTTTTAGCATTTACATTCTAAACTTTAAGATACAGTGCCTTTGATTTAAAGCTGTCAACAtctccctgttttttttccttcctgtgtGCTGTGGCTCCGTTTCACTGTTTCACTATGATGGAAACACAAAATATCCCATCCAAAatcaaagataaaataaaagcaaacctGATGTCTCCTGTTTAAAACCCTGCCTTTCTT includes these proteins:
- the iapp gene encoding calcitonin gene-related peptide, translating into MHHLRFPALLLDLLVLLALLRCVTMAPSPRYFSPASWGERESVLSDSEAGLGRGIMDNPFLGLLGTRKQRGLKGHQINKRKCNTATCVTQRLADFLVRSSNTIGTVYAPTNVGSTTYGKRDLPQPPSYLPL